A portion of the Stigmatella aurantiaca DW4/3-1 genome contains these proteins:
- a CDS encoding GNAT family N-acetyltransferase: protein MELLTARLRLREFELEDWRATWPYESDPEVVRYQSHDVRSPEESQKYIQDSRATVNASPRSIYDLAVVLREEERLIGRCGLKVADAQQREGALWYILDRSQWGRGYIPEAAQALLDFGFGTLGLHRVWADCDPRNHSSVRVMQKLGMRQEAHFRENAFIKGEWCDSLIFATLDREWAARPRQ from the coding sequence ATGGAACTGCTGACCGCTCGGTTGCGTCTGCGGGAGTTCGAACTGGAGGACTGGCGGGCCACCTGGCCCTACGAGTCCGATCCGGAAGTGGTCCGTTACCAGTCGCATGACGTCCGCTCTCCCGAGGAGAGTCAGAAGTACATCCAGGACTCCCGGGCCACGGTGAATGCGTCCCCCCGAAGCATCTACGACCTGGCGGTGGTCCTCCGCGAGGAGGAGCGCCTCATTGGCCGCTGTGGCCTGAAGGTGGCTGACGCCCAACAGCGCGAAGGGGCGCTCTGGTACATCCTCGACCGTTCTCAGTGGGGGCGGGGCTATATCCCCGAGGCCGCCCAGGCGCTGCTGGACTTCGGCTTTGGAACGCTGGGCCTTCACCGGGTCTGGGCGGACTGCGATCCCCGCAACCATTCCTCCGTGAGGGTGATGCAGAAACTGGGGATGCGCCAGGAGGCCCACTTCCGGGAGAATGCCTTCATCAAGGGCGAGTGGTGCGATTCGCTGATCTTCGCCACCCTCGATCGGGAGTGGGCGGCGCGGCCGCGCCAGTAG
- a CDS encoding lysophospholipid acyltransferase family protein, whose protein sequence is MALDDSLEARVERLELPFNEFGVDPYGISKKHLARAAPVLAFFYRHYFRVRCFGCEHVPPRGRGMLVGNHSGGYAVDGAMVLTSMFLEMDPPRLAQGMAEKFINRFPIASLWTSRTGQFTGLPEHARRLLEDDRLLMIFPEGYKGTAKLYSERYSLVDFGTGFMRLALQTRSPIIPFAFLGGGTAVPTIANLYKLGRLLGVPYIPVTPYVLPLPLPAPLEIHYGEPLTFTGTGNEDDEIIIGYVEQVKARIAELIEKGRVRRQERLFL, encoded by the coding sequence GTGGCGCTCGATGACTCTCTGGAAGCGCGGGTGGAACGGCTGGAGCTGCCGTTCAATGAATTTGGTGTGGACCCGTACGGCATCTCCAAGAAGCACCTGGCCCGGGCGGCCCCCGTCCTTGCCTTCTTCTACCGGCACTACTTCCGGGTCAGGTGCTTTGGCTGCGAGCATGTGCCACCCCGGGGGCGGGGGATGCTGGTGGGAAACCACTCAGGCGGGTACGCCGTGGATGGCGCCATGGTCCTCACCTCCATGTTCCTGGAGATGGACCCGCCCCGGCTCGCCCAGGGCATGGCGGAGAAGTTCATCAACCGCTTCCCCATCGCCTCCCTCTGGACGAGCCGCACCGGCCAGTTCACCGGACTGCCCGAGCATGCCCGCCGCCTCCTGGAGGATGACCGGCTCCTGATGATCTTCCCCGAAGGGTACAAGGGCACCGCGAAGCTCTACAGCGAGCGGTACTCTCTCGTGGACTTCGGGACCGGGTTCATGCGCCTGGCCCTCCAGACACGCTCTCCCATCATCCCCTTTGCTTTTCTCGGGGGCGGCACGGCCGTGCCCACCATCGCCAACCTGTACAAGCTGGGGCGGCTGCTGGGCGTGCCCTACATTCCCGTCACCCCCTACGTGCTGCCCCTCCCCCTGCCGGCGCCCTTGGAGATCCACTATGGCGAGCCGCTCACCTTCACGGGGACCGGAAACGAGGATGACGAGATCATCATTGGTTACGTCGAGCAGGTGAAGGCCCGCATCGCGGAGCTCATCGAGAAGGGGCGTGTCCGCCGGCAGGAAAGGTTGTTCCTGTGA
- a CDS encoding M20/M25/M40 family metallo-hydrolase, producing the protein MRTKQLGAIALWLAFATPAFAGNTDTDTEVWITVGTDALEPVRASLLREGTVLPAVAHEKDGVAVMHMRESQLDKLSAVIHSKLNRCAGFMAHENEAQAREALEHLTPQEAAPSLVSYTIDNPTAAKSLVGAVTESGIRSTITSLSTNFTSRRYTLASGKQAATWLKDRWTALANGRSDISVELYTHSSTVSPQPSVILTLQGTSTTSNEVIVLGGHLDSINGSSSSASAPGADDDASGVASITEVIRVIVAKGYRPLRTVKFMAYAAEEGGLRGSKDIAAKYKSTGVNVVGVLQLDMTNYRGSTPHIVLVSDYTNAAQNTFLTNLVGQYVPETVLGTTRCGYACSDHASWHNQGYPASIPFEAILGQDNPTIHTSSDTLAQSAGSAQNSVKFTQLAAAYVAELAKGTVTVP; encoded by the coding sequence ATGAGAACGAAGCAGCTGGGGGCCATTGCCCTGTGGTTGGCCTTTGCCACGCCCGCGTTCGCGGGCAACACGGACACGGACACGGAAGTTTGGATCACCGTGGGGACGGACGCGCTGGAGCCCGTGCGCGCCTCGCTCCTGCGTGAGGGAACGGTGCTCCCCGCCGTCGCCCACGAGAAGGATGGCGTCGCGGTGATGCACATGCGCGAGTCCCAGCTCGACAAGTTGTCCGCGGTCATCCACAGCAAGCTCAACCGCTGCGCCGGGTTCATGGCCCATGAGAACGAAGCGCAGGCCCGGGAGGCGCTCGAGCACCTCACGCCCCAGGAGGCCGCGCCTTCCCTGGTCAGCTACACCATCGACAACCCCACGGCGGCGAAGTCGCTGGTGGGCGCGGTCACGGAGTCCGGAATCCGCAGCACCATCACCTCTCTGTCGACGAACTTCACCTCCCGCCGCTACACCCTCGCCTCGGGCAAGCAGGCCGCCACCTGGTTGAAGGACCGGTGGACGGCCCTGGCCAATGGGCGCAGCGACATCTCGGTGGAGCTCTACACGCACTCCAGCACGGTCTCTCCGCAGCCCTCCGTCATCCTCACCCTCCAGGGAACCTCGACCACTTCCAACGAGGTGATCGTCCTGGGCGGACACCTGGACTCCATCAATGGCAGCAGTTCCTCGGCCAGCGCGCCCGGCGCGGACGACGACGCCTCCGGGGTGGCTTCGATCACCGAGGTCATCCGCGTGATTGTCGCCAAGGGATATCGTCCGCTCCGGACGGTGAAGTTCATGGCCTATGCCGCCGAAGAGGGGGGGCTCCGGGGCTCGAAGGACATCGCCGCGAAGTACAAGAGCACCGGCGTCAACGTGGTGGGCGTGCTGCAACTGGACATGACCAACTACCGCGGCTCCACCCCCCACATCGTTCTGGTGTCCGACTACACCAATGCCGCCCAGAACACGTTCCTCACCAACCTCGTCGGCCAGTACGTGCCCGAGACTGTCCTGGGCACGACGCGCTGCGGCTATGCCTGCTCGGACCACGCCTCCTGGCACAACCAGGGTTATCCGGCCTCCATCCCCTTCGAGGCCATCCTGGGGCAGGACAATCCCACCATCCACACCTCCAGTGACACCCTCGCGCAGAGCGCGGGCAGCGCGCAGAACTCGGTGAAGTTCACCCAGCTGGCCGCCGCCTACGTGGCCGAGCTCGCCAAGGGCACCGTCACCGTCCCGTAA
- a CDS encoding RBBP9/YdeN family alpha/beta hydrolase → MERSLYIVPRWAGRPDTDFYVWLESKLRQTPSGFSSVQTLDMLHPSQPTIDAWVGTLATALGPTPPASTVLMGHSVGCQAILRYLATHPPQEPLEGALLVAAWWEVDKPWETLLPWLAPIENLSRVRTAVRRWVVLLSDNDPFTSDFVRNQRLWEERLGAQVVLSPGGRHFNNPSEPAVLQTLLSHLAHGA, encoded by the coding sequence ATGGAGCGCTCTCTCTACATCGTCCCCCGCTGGGCGGGCCGTCCCGACACCGACTTCTACGTCTGGCTCGAATCGAAGCTTCGGCAGACGCCGTCGGGGTTCTCGTCCGTCCAAACGCTGGACATGCTCCATCCCTCTCAGCCCACCATCGACGCTTGGGTGGGCACGCTGGCCACCGCGCTGGGTCCTACCCCTCCCGCCTCCACGGTCCTCATGGGCCACAGCGTGGGGTGTCAGGCCATCCTCCGCTACCTGGCCACCCACCCGCCCCAAGAACCCCTGGAGGGGGCGCTGCTCGTGGCGGCCTGGTGGGAGGTCGATAAGCCCTGGGAGACCCTGCTTCCCTGGCTTGCTCCGATCGAGAACCTCTCCCGTGTGCGCACGGCGGTCCGCCGATGGGTGGTCCTGCTCTCGGACAATGATCCGTTCACCTCCGACTTCGTGCGCAATCAGCGCCTGTGGGAGGAGCGTCTTGGCGCGCAAGTCGTCCTGAGCCCAGGAGGGCGGCACTTCAACAACCCGAGCGAACCCGCGGTCCTGCAAACCCTGCTCTCCCACTTGGCTCACGGGGCCTGA
- a CDS encoding class I SAM-dependent methyltransferase produces the protein MSLEALFHLFNGLPRQGPGQDASTREALHRLPRQPEAPRVLDLGCGTGKQTLVLAQELKVPILAVDSHAPFLSQLEAEAGYEVLDTFLLPPSA, from the coding sequence ATGAGCCTTGAAGCCCTCTTCCACCTCTTCAACGGGTTGCCGCGCCAGGGACCTGGGCAGGATGCGTCGACCCGGGAGGCGCTCCATCGCTTGCCTCGCCAGCCCGAGGCGCCGCGTGTCCTCGATCTGGGCTGTGGTACCGGGAAGCAGACGTTGGTGCTGGCCCAGGAGCTGAAGGTCCCCATTCTGGCGGTGGACAGCCACGCTCCGTTCCTCTCGCAACTGGAGGCAGAGGCTGGATACGAGGTGCTGGACACCTTCCTATTGCCGCCCTCCGCCTGA
- a CDS encoding pseudouridine synthase, with translation MGRKKTPRWLQAARLRGGPVEGDERADWLARALGRAGVMPQQEAEQAIRDGRVKVEGRLELEPFAPVRLGSNVFVDGWAHRLEAPLHVLMFHKPEGVIVAGTDPEGRGTVFERLRAVLPPDMRNFEWYAVGRLDRDTTGLLLFTNDERVVQHGTSPDKHLPKRYVAQVAGKPSEETLARLREGIVLEDGPTRPAGARLLAPECVELVLTEGRHHQVKRMLAAVGHPVRTLHRQAVGTVSLDVPVGDWRSLSPGEVTGGLGFQAP, from the coding sequence ATGGGCCGGAAGAAGACACCCCGGTGGTTGCAGGCGGCGCGATTGCGCGGTGGGCCCGTGGAGGGGGACGAGCGCGCGGACTGGTTGGCCCGGGCGCTCGGGCGTGCGGGCGTCATGCCCCAGCAGGAGGCCGAGCAAGCCATTCGAGACGGGCGGGTGAAGGTGGAGGGCCGCCTGGAACTGGAGCCTTTCGCGCCGGTGCGCCTGGGCTCGAACGTCTTCGTGGATGGTTGGGCCCACCGTTTGGAAGCCCCGCTGCACGTGTTGATGTTCCACAAGCCAGAGGGCGTCATCGTGGCGGGGACGGATCCGGAGGGACGGGGAACGGTCTTCGAGCGATTGCGCGCCGTCCTGCCTCCGGACATGAGGAACTTCGAGTGGTACGCCGTGGGCCGCCTGGACCGGGACACGACGGGGCTGCTGCTCTTCACCAATGACGAGCGGGTGGTCCAGCACGGCACCTCCCCGGACAAACACTTGCCGAAGCGGTATGTGGCCCAGGTGGCCGGGAAGCCCTCGGAAGAGACCCTGGCACGGCTTCGGGAAGGGATTGTCTTGGAGGATGGGCCTACGCGGCCCGCGGGGGCGCGGCTGCTCGCGCCAGAGTGCGTGGAACTGGTGCTCACCGAGGGGCGTCACCACCAAGTCAAGCGCATGCTCGCGGCGGTCGGCCACCCGGTCCGGACCCTGCACAGGCAAGCCGTGGGAACCGTGTCCCTGGACGTGCCCGTGGGAGACTGGCGCTCCCTGAGCCCCGGGGAAGTGACCGGGGGGCTGGGCTTTCAGGCCCCGTGA
- a CDS encoding glucan 1,4-alpha-maltotetraohydrolase domain-containing protein: MFKKKVLGGVLFLSWALGLAASPAAFAGPMDGNSGDVMLQGFHWYSYQTSPWWGVIQNKASDIGASGFTMVWLPPSSDAASNEGYLPRQLSVQTSRYGNDSQLRSAIGALHTYKVKALADIVINHRVGTANWADFTNPTWGSWAVTRGDEWTGATGNADTGDGYGAARDLDHTNATVQGDLKNWMNGLKSNIGYDGWRYDYVKGFNGSYVGNYNTATVPYFSVGELWTDLNLANPDAHRQQIMNWIDATGGKSTAFDFTTKGLLQQAVQYNEFWRLKDSSGKPAGAIGWWAAKSVTFIDNHDTGPSTPSGGQNHWPFPSDKVMQGYAYILTHPGVPCVYWVHFYDWGLATDIKKLMAIRKSKGVHSSSAVSIQVADSSRYAALITGTSGTLAMKLGPGDWSPSGSGWTLATSGNNYAVWTK, from the coding sequence ATGTTCAAGAAGAAGGTCCTGGGTGGAGTGCTGTTCCTGTCGTGGGCGCTGGGGCTCGCCGCGTCTCCGGCCGCCTTCGCGGGGCCGATGGATGGCAACAGCGGCGACGTGATGCTCCAGGGCTTCCACTGGTATTCCTACCAGACGTCCCCCTGGTGGGGCGTCATCCAGAACAAGGCCTCCGACATCGGCGCCAGCGGCTTCACCATGGTGTGGCTGCCGCCCAGCAGCGATGCGGCTTCCAACGAAGGCTACCTGCCCAGACAGCTCAGCGTGCAGACCAGCCGGTACGGCAATGACTCGCAGCTCCGGTCGGCCATCGGCGCCCTGCATACCTACAAGGTGAAGGCCCTCGCCGACATTGTCATCAACCACCGCGTGGGGACCGCCAACTGGGCTGACTTCACCAACCCCACCTGGGGCTCCTGGGCTGTCACGCGAGGGGATGAGTGGACGGGCGCCACGGGCAACGCCGACACCGGGGATGGCTATGGCGCCGCCCGCGACCTGGACCACACCAACGCCACCGTCCAGGGCGATCTCAAGAACTGGATGAACGGGCTCAAGTCCAACATCGGCTATGACGGCTGGCGCTATGACTACGTGAAGGGCTTCAACGGCTCATACGTCGGCAATTACAACACCGCCACCGTCCCCTACTTCTCCGTGGGCGAGCTGTGGACGGACCTGAACCTGGCCAATCCCGACGCCCACCGTCAGCAGATCATGAATTGGATCGACGCCACGGGCGGCAAGTCGACGGCGTTCGACTTCACCACCAAGGGCCTCCTCCAGCAGGCCGTCCAGTACAACGAGTTCTGGCGGCTGAAGGACAGCTCGGGCAAGCCCGCCGGGGCCATCGGCTGGTGGGCGGCCAAGTCGGTGACCTTCATCGACAACCATGACACTGGCCCCAGCACCCCGAGCGGAGGCCAGAACCACTGGCCCTTTCCCAGTGACAAGGTCATGCAGGGCTATGCCTATATCCTGACCCACCCAGGGGTTCCGTGTGTCTACTGGGTCCACTTCTATGATTGGGGCCTTGCCACGGACATCAAAAAGCTGATGGCCATCCGCAAGTCCAAGGGGGTCCACTCCTCATCGGCCGTGAGCATCCAGGTGGCCGACAGCAGCCGGTATGCCGCCCTCATCACCGGCACCAGCGGCACCCTGGCGATGAAGCTCGGCCCGGGTGACTGGTCGCCCTCGGGCTCGGGCTGGACGCTCGCCACGTCCGGCAACAACTACGCGGTGTGGACGAAGTGA
- a CDS encoding SDR family oxidoreductase: MRVLILGIAGGIARKLATRLLAAGHEVLGLDARPWPGAPPGIEIHRMDVRKRAAEDIFRRRRPDAVVHMATVTAFSLKGGERERINLDGTKTVFDHCRDHGVKQVLFVGRHTFYGAAPDSLLYHTEDEPPRALDKVPELADLVAADLYAATALWRFPEMTTAVLRLCYTLGAPGTGTLVSFLRGRRVPMVLGYDPLFQVLQEEDVVTALQLALEKRIRGIFNVAGPPPMPLSVIIRETGRTPVPLPSTLLAWLLGRMGLPTLSQGALDHIKYPIVADTRQFREATGFQYAYDEGRLLRVFREAAPPPGR; the protein is encoded by the coding sequence GTGAGGGTGCTCATCCTCGGCATCGCGGGAGGCATTGCCCGGAAGCTGGCCACGCGGCTGCTCGCGGCCGGGCACGAGGTGCTCGGGCTGGACGCACGCCCTTGGCCGGGTGCGCCCCCAGGCATCGAGATTCACCGCATGGACGTGCGCAAGCGCGCCGCGGAAGACATCTTCCGGCGCCGCCGCCCGGACGCCGTGGTGCACATGGCCACCGTGACAGCCTTCTCCCTCAAGGGCGGAGAACGCGAGCGCATCAACCTGGACGGCACCAAGACCGTCTTCGACCACTGCCGCGATCACGGCGTGAAGCAGGTGCTCTTCGTCGGGCGCCACACGTTCTACGGTGCCGCTCCGGACTCGCTGCTCTACCACACCGAGGACGAGCCCCCCCGCGCCCTGGACAAAGTCCCCGAGCTGGCCGACCTTGTCGCCGCCGACCTCTATGCCGCCACCGCCCTGTGGCGGTTCCCCGAGATGACCACCGCCGTGTTGCGCCTCTGCTACACGCTGGGGGCGCCCGGCACCGGAACCCTCGTCAGCTTCCTGCGCGGACGGCGCGTCCCGATGGTGCTCGGCTATGACCCGCTCTTCCAGGTCCTCCAGGAGGAGGATGTGGTGACGGCGCTTCAGCTCGCCCTCGAAAAGCGCATCCGCGGCATCTTCAATGTGGCGGGCCCTCCCCCCATGCCGCTCTCCGTCATCATCCGGGAGACAGGCCGGACGCCCGTGCCCCTTCCCAGCACCCTGCTCGCCTGGCTCCTGGGGCGCATGGGCCTTCCCACGCTCTCGCAGGGCGCGCTGGATCACATCAAATACCCCATCGTCGCGGACACACGGCAGTTCCGTGAGGCCACCGGCTTCCAGTACGCCTACGATGAGGGGCGTCTGCTGCGCGTCTTCCGGGAGGCGGCTCCGCCCCCGGGGCGATGA